Genomic segment of bacterium:
ACCCTGTGTTGCAGTTGACGGCGGGGGACTGTGCGGTGGTCAGAGTTTTGTGGTCTCTCAAAGTTTTATCTGGCTATCAAACTTTTGTGGTAATCCTCCCCGCCGCACCTGAACTTTGTCGTTAGACAACAACTGCAAATAGAAGATATAAATTCATATATAAGCGGAAGAGTCAGTATGATAGTTAAAAGCAGTAAGGGCATAAAGATATTTGGTTGGCTGACCATTTTTTTAGCTATTCTATTAATATTGGCAATTCTTTTGGGCAAGCCATCAAAACCTGTCTCAGTCTCTGAAAGATGTGGACTGGGAATAATTGCTGTACTTGTGATGTTTGTGGGTATCGGAATCCTTAAACATTTGAACTTAGCTCGAGTAATATTTATCGTTTTTTCATTTCTTCTATCCTTTGGTGCTGTTTCAGTACTTATACAGAGGATTTCTGAGGGGAAGTTGGATATTGATGAGGTCATTTTAACAGCGTGTTTTCTCGCATTTACTTTCTTGGGTTCATGGTATTTTACGCGCCCATCTGTGAAGGCGGAGTTTAAAGGTGCATTTATAGACAGATTAAAAATGGTACAATACATCCATGCATTTGGTGTGGATTTCCTTTTAGCTGCTCCTATCGGTGCACTCTTGGTTGTTCTCTTTTGGCCATTTTATTTATATTCTATTGATAAAAGTAAGATTTTTCCATTTCTGACTACATCTTTACTTCTTTTAGTTTTTATATGGATTGTATTTTATTTCTCAGCCTATTTCCTATTAAAAACTTCTAAAAAATTTTATATGGATATAAATTCTATTCGCAAAATCCATAAAAGAGTTGCGATAGGAATTGCAATTTTTACAGCAGTCTACGCAGTTGGAGCATTTCTTAATGGCGTGCATAGTTTGACAAGCAAGGAAATATTTAAGTATAGCTGTCTTGTCATATCATATTTGATTATAGCTATAGCAATGGACAAGGGGCTTTTCGACAAATTGCTGAATCATGGAATTCAGAGAGTCTCAGAATCAGAATAGCAAATTTATTTGTCTTTCGTTGTCTAACAACTCGCTGCAGCCGACCTCAGCTACGCTCGGCGGCTGAGCTCAATCATTAGGTTATTTAGGAGGAAAGATGGAAAAATCACACAAAATTGCTCAAATCTATGGGTATAGCGTCTGCTTGACTACAATTATTACTTTTCTTATTTGCTTGGGCTCGATAGTCAATGCTATAATTGAACTAAGTGATCCTTTGCATTCTCGATGCTATTGGGGTGAAAACGAACCGAACTTAGCGTCATTTGAAACCTACAAGATGGACACCCTGAAGCCACTACAGCAAAAGGAACAGCAACACTCAGCACCTGTCTATGTTCCAGATGACCAGACCATTCGTACAATGTACGAAACTACCAAGGTTGATGTAGTCCGGCGAGAGCAACTCCGAGCATACAGTTCTCTATTGACAAATGGTTTGCTCATCATTGTATGCGTCACTCTTTTTATTTTACATTGGATTTGGGTCCGAAAACTTACAAAAACCGAAATATAAATTGCACTAAAAGCAAAAACCCTAACCATTCGCTGCGCCTGACTGCGGAGGCTGTGCCGTAATTAGAGTTTTGTGGTATCTCAATCTTTTATCTTGTTTACAAAGTTTGGTGGTAATTCTCCCCGCCGCACCTGAACTTTATCGTTAGCCCTAAACAATTATCAAAAAAACGGGAGAAGGTAAAAAAATTATGGTAAATACTAACAAAGAAGAAATTAGAAAGTGGATTAAAATCTGGAAAATAGCTGGCGAGGCTTTGGCAAAAGTAAAACGAAATGAGTTGCAATCATACGACTATAAAAAAAATCAAGTAATAGTTAACGAAATGCTGCAATATGCTTGTGAACATAGTAAGGTTCGTTTGAATAGTGGTTTGGTTGAACAACAACAGATTTTTATAAAGTTTAGAGAAAAAATGGGATAGTTAAAAATATGCACAGAACAACAATAAAGGGAGCTATGAATCCTTTATTCCAGGCAGGATTGGAATTTCAACAGATTATGGAAGCAAGAAAATGGCCATTTTGCTTTATTGGCGGATTGGCTGTCCTTCGATGGGGTGAAATACGAATGACTCAGGATATTGATGTCTCCCTTTTGTCTGGATTTGGGAATGAGGAACACTATGTAACTATACTATTAGAAACCTTTAATGCCCGAATACCCGATGCCTTGAATTTTGCACTCACCAAAAGAGTTTTGTTGTTGTATGCTTCAAATGGTGTTTCTGTCGATGTTTCTCTTTCAGGGTTACCCTTTGAAACTCAAATGATTAATCGTGCTACACCATTTTCTTTTTACCCTAATTGTTCTTTAATTACTTGTTCTGCTGAAGATCTTATCGTCCTCAAAGCATTTGCTGACCGGACAAAAGATTGGATGGATGTTGAAGGGATTGTTGAACGGCAGGGAGAAAATCTGAATATTGATTATATCATTGAGCAATTAACCCCTCTTTGTGAATTAAAGGAAACCCCTGAAATTGTTACTAAACTACAACATATTATAAAAACATTATCTGATTAGAATCAGAGGAAGTTAGATGAGTTCAGTTACGACTTTTGACAGCACTAAAGAATCATTACTTGATATATTACGAAGTATCCAGAAGGGGAAAACACAACTCCCTGATTTTCAGCGTGGCTGGATTTGGGATGACGAACACATCCGTAGTCTGCTTGTAAGTATCTCCCTTTCTTATCCAATTGGTGCAGTGATGATGCTTCAATCTGGCAATCCAGACATTCGGCTCAAGCCTCGCCTTGTTGAAGGAGTTACTATTGCCTCCCCTCCAGAACCTGAACGTCTTATCCTTGATGGTCAACAGCGACTTACTTCACTGTTTCAATCTCTTCTTTTTGGTCAAGCTGTTACCACAAAGGATGTTCGTGGTAAGCAGATTAAATGCTGGTACTATGTGGATATTGAAAAGGCATTGAGTCCAAATGGTGATCGGGATGAAGCAATCCGAGCTTTACCTGAAGACCGCATTATTCGAAATTTCCGTGGAGAGGTAATTAATGATTATTCCTTACCAGAGAAGGAATATGAATCAGGACTATTTCCATTTGCACAGATATTTGATTGTTCAGACTGGCGGAGAGAATACAACAAGTTTTGGGGACACGATTCTGAAAAGAGTAAACAGTTTGATATATTTGAGGTTGAGATTATTGACCGTTTCAAACAGTATCAGGTTCCATTGATAATACTGCGAAAGGAGACACCCAAAGAAGCCGTTTGTCAGGTTTTTGAAAAGGTAAATACAGGAGGAGTATCTTTAACGGTCTTTGAATTACTTACAGCTACCTACGCATCTGATAACTTCTTACTTCGGGAGGACTGGGATAAACATGAAAAACGGTTGAAAAAGCATAATGTTTTGGAGAACATCCAAAGTGATGATTTTCTGCAATCTATTACGTTGCTTGCCACACGAGCACGCCGTAATCAGAGTATTGATACAGGTACCTTACCCGAGAACGCACCTGGTATCAGTTGTAAGCGTAAAGACATACTTCGACTTTCACTTACTGATTATCAATATTGGGTTGATGTGGTAGCTGAAGGTTTTGAGCGTGCTGCACGATTTCTTCAAGCACAGAACATTTTTAGTGCCAGAGACTTACCATATCGCACACAAGTAATACCACTTGCCTCAATCCTTGCAGTGCTTGATGACTGGGAAAACATTGGGGTAAAGACAAAAATAGCTCGTTGGTACTGGTGTGGTGTTTTGGGTGAGTTATATGGTGGTGCAATCGAAACACGATTTGCCAAAGATGTACCGGAAATGTTAGATTGGATTGACAATAAAAGAACGGAACCATCAACAATTTTAGATGCCAACTTTGTACCAACACGATTGTTGACATTGCGAACTCGTAATAGCGCTGCATACAAAGGGATTTACATTCTTCTCATGCGAGATGGTTGTCAAGATTTCCGCACGGGTGATTCAATCAGCTTACAGCTTTATTTTGATGATCGAATTGACATACATCATATTTTTCCGCAAGACTGGTGCAAACAAAATGGGATCGATGCTCAACATTGCGACAGCATTGTAAACAAAACCCCATTGTCTGCCAAAACTAACCGTATTATCAGTAGTAACGCTCCAAGTGACTATTTGAGGCGTATCCAGCGTCATACTGGTATTGATGCCAATAAACTCGAAGAGATACTTAAATCTCATTTAATTCAACCTGAAACAATGTATTCTGATAATTTCGGTGATTTCTTTAAAGCACGCGAATCCGCTTTGCTTGGTCGTATTGAACAGGCAATGGGCAAATCGATTCCCCGTGAAGTATCTGTATCAGACGATAACACCACTGAAGACTTTGAAGATGAAGATATCAAGGATGAACAGATGGGCTAACCAGTCGCTGCAGCGGACGGCGGGGGCTGTGACGTGGTCAGAGTTTTGTGGTCTCTCAAAGTTTTATCTTGCTATCAAACTTTTGTGGTAATTCTCCCCGCCGCCGTTGAACTCAATCGTTAGGCTAACCACAAAAAAGGTAGAATTACACAAAATGAAAAGATACATTTTTATTGTCTTAATATTAATAATTATTGACACATGTGCGAATTTTATGGAGCTCCAACCATATAAAAATCAATAGCTTGTGCCAATATGTTCTTTTTTAACTTTACACCGCACACCTCTATTCTACTTTGTCCCTCATGACAACCTGATTTAAGTGGTGAGAAGTTATACTCAATAGCAAGTGCACCAATCCTTCCCGAATATTTTCCTTCTGATCTCCGAAATGATCTTTGGTCTTCAACCTTCCGAAATTGACTGAAGAACTGTTCCACTACATTGTTTGTAGCTGGGACTTCAGGATAATCATAATGAAGTGTAAGTTTGCTCCAATTCTCATTAATAAATTCTACCCATCTTTCCAGCGGTGTTCCTTCATAAAGCCAAGGTGTATCCTGGAGATTTTTAAAAAGCCGTGATGCTGTATAGATATTATCTGCCTGAAGTACATCAAGTAATTGGAGTTGGCTCGGCTTAATACGAGCATCAATCTGAATCTTTTCAAGCTCAATTAAATTTTGTTTAATCTCCTTTAGCTCTTTCTTCTCTTCTGGGGTAACTTCTTTAGTTATTTCTTTTGTGGCTTGGGTAATCTGCTTCTCTGCTTTCTTCTTTTCTCTTCCACATATTGCCTAATCTCTTTGTTTATATCTCTCATTACATGGAACTTACATAACTGATGCTTAGCTCTTGGGAATAGTTCCATCATAGGTTCTATATAACCTTTATATCCATCCGTTACAAAAAATAGTATATCTTCTCCAAGATAGGTCTCCTTGATCTCTTGGAGAAATTTTCTAATTGTATCTTTATCCCGTCTCTTGACTTGCTTGAAATGAACCAACCAATTCCCATTAGGATCAATAGCCGCTAATCCACATACTTTCTTACCATTAACTCGATAGTGCACCTCATCAAGACAGAGAACACCAGATAGGTGGCAACCTATTTTCCTATTAAGAACCAAAATTGGATTCTTTTCGGATACCTTTTGAGTCCATCTCATCGGGGTTGTCCGATGCATTTGCTATAATGTTCCTTTACTCACATGACTCGCTGCATATCCCGGTGTTGTTCTTCCCGAAACAATTAAATCCTGAGTTTCTAAGACAACATCCTTTTCATACCGTAGATACTTGAAACAAATATCTGGTAGTAAGATAAACAAATTTCCACATCTCTTACAATAAAGCTGCACCACCTCCTCTTTTGCTATTTCTCCCCTCTTGGATTTGCCTTGTTTCACATTCCGTATATAGATTCTGTTTTCTCCAACAAAAGTCGATCCACATTTAGTACAACACGCTACCTTAACTTCATCTTGAACCTTAAGTTCTTCCACCAAATTGCCGATAATATACATGGCTAACATATCCTCCTTTTAATACAATATAATTTTCACTTCTCATATTGTATTTCGGAATGTTAGCCGTTTTTCTTTACTTCTTTTTTATCTTCATAAAATTCGCACATGCCTCCT
This window contains:
- a CDS encoding DUF262 domain-containing protein; this encodes MSSVTTFDSTKESLLDILRSIQKGKTQLPDFQRGWIWDDEHIRSLLVSISLSYPIGAVMMLQSGNPDIRLKPRLVEGVTIASPPEPERLILDGQQRLTSLFQSLLFGQAVTTKDVRGKQIKCWYYVDIEKALSPNGDRDEAIRALPEDRIIRNFRGEVINDYSLPEKEYESGLFPFAQIFDCSDWRREYNKFWGHDSEKSKQFDIFEVEIIDRFKQYQVPLIILRKETPKEAVCQVFEKVNTGGVSLTVFELLTATYASDNFLLREDWDKHEKRLKKHNVLENIQSDDFLQSITLLATRARRNQSIDTGTLPENAPGISCKRKDILRLSLTDYQYWVDVVAEGFERAARFLQAQNIFSARDLPYRTQVIPLASILAVLDDWENIGVKTKIARWYWCGVLGELYGGAIETRFAKDVPEMLDWIDNKRTEPSTILDANFVPTRLLTLRTRNSAAYKGIYILLMRDGCQDFRTGDSISLQLYFDDRIDIHHIFPQDWCKQNGIDAQHCDSIVNKTPLSAKTNRIISSNAPSDYLRRIQRHTGIDANKLEEILKSHLIQPETMYSDNFGDFFKARESALLGRIEQAMGKSIPREVSVSDDNTTEDFEDEDIKDEQMG
- a CDS encoding transposase; protein product: MHRTTPMRWTQKVSEKNPILVLNRKIGCHLSGVLCLDEVHYRVNGKKVCGLAAIDPNGNWLVHFKQVKRRDKDTIRKFLQEIKETYLGEDILFFVTDGYKGYIEPMMELFPRAKHQLCKFHVMRDINKEIRQYVEEKRRKQRSRLPKPQKK